From Methanoculleus oceani, a single genomic window includes:
- the thsA gene encoding thermosome subunit alpha, whose product MSSLGGQPIFILKEGSQRTRGRDAQSGNIAAAKAVASAVRTTLGPKGMDKMLVDTIGDVVITNDGVTILKEMDIEHPAAKMMVEIAKTQDDEVGDGTTTAVVIAGELLKRAEDLLDQDVHPTVIAHGYRMAADKAQEILDDIAVAIKPDDMAMLQKIADTAMTGKGAEAAKEKLTELVVKAITMVADADGTVDTEFVKVEKKVGGSIEESEIVEGMIIDKERVHPAMPRVVKNAKILLLNAAVEFKKTEVDAEISITSPDQLQMFLDEEERMIKGIVDKVIASGANVLFCQKGIDDIAQHYLAKAGIFSVRRVKKSDMEKLARATGGSVVSSIDAIAPEELGKAGSVEEKKVSGEEMIFVTECENPKAVSIIIRGGTEHVVDELDRAMEDALRVVSVAIEDKKFVAGGGAPEIELSLRLREYAASVGGRAQLAIEAFASALEIIPRTLAENAGLDPIDMLVALRAAHEKGGKNAKYMGLDVFNAVSGDMLKAGVIEPLRVKTQAVSSAAEAAVMILRIDDVIASSKSAGPSPEEMAAMGGGMGGGMGGMGMPPM is encoded by the coding sequence ATGTCAAGTCTTGGAGGACAACCAATCTTTATTCTGAAAGAGGGTAGCCAGCGTACCCGCGGTCGTGACGCACAGTCGGGCAACATCGCAGCCGCAAAGGCCGTCGCAAGCGCTGTAAGGACGACGCTCGGCCCCAAGGGTATGGACAAGATGCTCGTCGACACCATCGGCGACGTCGTCATCACGAACGACGGTGTGACCATCTTGAAAGAGATGGATATCGAGCACCCGGCTGCAAAGATGATGGTCGAGATCGCAAAGACCCAGGACGACGAGGTCGGCGACGGCACCACGACTGCGGTGGTGATCGCAGGCGAACTCCTGAAGCGTGCCGAGGACCTCCTCGACCAGGACGTGCACCCTACGGTCATCGCCCACGGCTACCGCATGGCCGCCGATAAGGCACAGGAGATCCTCGACGACATCGCCGTCGCTATCAAGCCCGACGACATGGCGATGCTCCAGAAGATTGCCGACACCGCCATGACCGGCAAGGGCGCCGAGGCCGCAAAGGAGAAACTCACCGAACTTGTCGTCAAGGCGATCACGATGGTCGCAGACGCCGACGGTACCGTCGACACCGAGTTCGTGAAGGTCGAGAAGAAGGTCGGCGGGTCCATCGAGGAGTCCGAGATCGTCGAGGGCATGATCATCGACAAGGAGCGTGTGCACCCCGCCATGCCCCGCGTCGTCAAGAACGCGAAGATCCTGCTGCTGAACGCCGCCGTCGAGTTCAAGAAGACCGAGGTCGACGCCGAGATCAGCATAACGAGCCCCGACCAGCTCCAGATGTTCCTCGATGAAGAGGAGCGGATGATCAAGGGCATCGTCGACAAGGTCATCGCAAGCGGTGCAAACGTCCTCTTCTGCCAGAAGGGTATCGACGACATCGCCCAGCACTACCTCGCCAAGGCCGGCATCTTCTCCGTGCGGCGTGTCAAGAAGAGCGACATGGAGAAACTCGCCCGCGCCACCGGCGGCTCGGTCGTCAGCTCCATCGACGCCATCGCCCCCGAGGAACTCGGCAAGGCGGGCAGCGTCGAGGAGAAGAAGGTCTCCGGCGAAGAGATGATCTTCGTCACCGAGTGTGAGAACCCGAAGGCCGTCTCGATCATCATCCGCGGTGGTACCGAGCACGTCGTCGACGAACTCGACCGTGCCATGGAGGACGCCCTGCGGGTCGTCAGCGTTGCCATCGAGGACAAGAAGTTCGTTGCCGGCGGCGGTGCGCCCGAGATCGAACTCTCCCTCCGGCTCCGCGAATACGCCGCAAGTGTCGGCGGACGTGCCCAGCTCGCCATCGAGGCGTTTGCAAGCGCGCTCGAGATCATCCCGAGGACGCTTGCCGAGAACGCGGGCCTCGACCCGATCGACATGCTCGTCGCCCTCCGCGCAGCCCACGAGAAGGGTGGCAAGAACGCAAAGTACATGGGACTTGACGTCTTCAACGCCGTATCGGGCGATATGCTCAAGGCCGGTGTCATCGAGCCCCTGCGGGTGAAGACCCAGGCAGTCTCCAGCG
- a CDS encoding transcriptional regulator: MSQDRLPQMVISIMLLADFDVSERCNIRPRSFDLIAKKGDNLVIIKVASHIDSVSADIAWDLNLIARYLQATPLIVGERARDAALERGVVYIRYGLFALSPETLYDYFVEGLSPMVYASPGGLYVKIKGDLLREVRERSRMSLGDLASHLGVSRRTISKYESGMGTTLDVAIKLEELFNAPLVETIELVGYRSPEPEKPPESTTGDVLVDLERMGMEIHAMRQAPFQALALFDRHTILTAYGTSQKIVKRASLIGNISQITKTFAVCVVTDYKKQKKIGKTLLIGEEHLHTLEDGSELIDMINE; the protein is encoded by the coding sequence ATGTCGCAGGATCGCCTTCCTCAGATGGTCATCAGCATCATGCTTCTCGCGGACTTCGACGTCTCGGAGCGGTGCAACATCCGTCCGCGGAGTTTCGACCTTATCGCGAAGAAAGGCGACAACCTCGTCATCATCAAAGTCGCCTCTCACATCGACAGCGTGAGTGCCGACATCGCCTGGGACCTCAACCTGATCGCCCGGTACCTTCAGGCCACCCCTCTCATCGTCGGAGAGCGGGCGCGCGATGCGGCCCTCGAGCGCGGCGTCGTCTACATCCGCTACGGGCTCTTCGCCCTCAGCCCCGAGACGCTCTACGACTACTTCGTGGAAGGCCTCTCGCCGATGGTCTACGCATCCCCGGGCGGTCTTTACGTGAAGATCAAAGGCGACCTCCTGCGGGAGGTGCGGGAGCGATCCCGGATGTCGCTCGGGGACCTCGCGTCGCACCTCGGGGTCTCCCGCCGGACTATCAGCAAGTACGAGAGCGGGATGGGGACCACGCTCGATGTCGCCATCAAGCTCGAGGAGCTCTTCAATGCCCCGCTCGTCGAGACGATCGAGCTCGTCGGCTACCGCTCACCCGAGCCGGAGAAGCCTCCGGAGTCCACTACCGGCGACGTCCTGGTCGATCTCGAACGCATGGGAATGGAGATCCACGCGATGCGGCAGGCTCCGTTCCAGGCGCTGGCGCTCTTTGATAGGCATACAATCCTGACGGCCTACGGGACCTCCCAGAAGATTGTAAAGCGCGCTTCTCTCATCGGCAACATCTCCCAGATCACGAAGACGTTTGCAGTGTGCGTCGTCACGGATTACAAAAAGCAGAAAAAAATCGGCAAAACCCTCCTTATCGGGGAAGAGCATCTCCACACCCTCGAAGACGGCTCGGAACTCATAGATATGATAAATGAGTGA
- a CDS encoding tRNA(Ile)(2)-agmatinylcytidine synthase: MWIGIDDTDSPAGMCTTYIGAVLVRQLERAGIRVVEARLVRLNPNVIHKTRGNAAICIEAEGDADAAFALASTCVEALAEFDAAGTNPGVVVSRIRPPPDFYYAALREFCTVDEAVEVLEAAGARYRGYKNRRGLIGATAAVASDLPDRTYELLVYRKRENRGTPRQVDRGSLFSAEETTYPHTWDTVDRENDVVVCVPHTPDPVLFGIRGESPAWVEEARAHVRSEEPACEQVYVTNQGTDAHLVPGTVGMLREGRSYLVRGTVASSPATGPGGHVSFLLSDEGDEIRCMAYEPTKGFRDVVRKLVPGDVVAAAGSYKGGSLNLEKIGVSHLADAIRIRPPVCPACAKRMTSAGTGKGYKCRVCGERSREPEIERIERQLKPGWYEVPPTARRHLARPLVRGVPVWEQALLQSGRECDRRPRKQP; this comes from the coding sequence ATGTGGATCGGGATCGACGACACGGATTCTCCTGCGGGGATGTGCACCACGTATATCGGGGCGGTTCTGGTGCGGCAGCTCGAGCGAGCAGGGATCCGTGTCGTCGAAGCCCGCCTGGTCAGGCTGAACCCGAACGTCATCCACAAGACCCGGGGGAACGCGGCGATCTGCATCGAGGCCGAGGGGGATGCGGACGCGGCGTTCGCCCTCGCCTCTACGTGTGTCGAAGCGCTCGCGGAGTTCGACGCCGCCGGGACCAACCCGGGGGTGGTGGTCTCCCGTATCCGGCCGCCGCCGGACTTCTACTACGCGGCGCTCCGGGAGTTCTGCACCGTGGACGAGGCCGTCGAGGTGCTCGAGGCGGCCGGGGCCCGCTACCGGGGCTACAAGAACCGGCGCGGCCTCATCGGCGCAACGGCGGCGGTTGCGAGCGATCTGCCCGACCGGACCTACGAACTGCTCGTCTACCGGAAGCGGGAGAACCGGGGCACCCCCCGGCAGGTGGACCGCGGGAGCCTCTTCTCTGCCGAGGAGACGACCTACCCCCACACCTGGGACACGGTGGACAGGGAGAACGACGTGGTGGTCTGCGTGCCCCATACCCCCGACCCGGTCCTCTTCGGGATCCGGGGGGAGAGCCCGGCATGGGTAGAGGAAGCACGTGCCCATGTCCGCTCCGAGGAGCCGGCCTGCGAACAGGTCTACGTCACCAACCAGGGGACGGACGCCCACCTGGTTCCGGGGACGGTCGGGATGCTCCGGGAGGGGCGGTCCTACCTGGTGCGGGGCACGGTCGCGAGTTCCCCGGCCACCGGGCCGGGCGGCCACGTCTCGTTCCTTCTTTCGGACGAGGGCGATGAGATCCGGTGCATGGCCTACGAGCCGACCAAGGGGTTCCGGGACGTCGTGAGGAAACTCGTTCCAGGGGACGTGGTGGCCGCGGCCGGGAGTTACAAGGGAGGGAGCCTCAACCTCGAGAAGATCGGGGTCTCTCATCTTGCCGATGCGATCCGCATCCGCCCGCCGGTCTGCCCGGCCTGCGCAAAAAGGATGACGAGCGCGGGAACAGGAAAAGGATACAAGTGCAGGGTCTGCGGCGAGCGCAGCCGGGAGCCGGAGATCGAGCGGATCGAGCGGCAGCTCAAGCCCGGGTGGTACGAGGTCCCTCCCACCGCCCGCCGGCACCTCGCACGGCCGCTGGTGCGCGGCGTCCCCGTGTGGGAGCAGGCCCTGCTCCAATCGGGCCGGGAATGCGACCGTCGTCCCCGCAAGCAACCGTGA
- a CDS encoding deoxyhypusine synthase has protein sequence MTFKYGDAVQQARVRPGMTVGELVDELGKAGAYNGGSLWQAVNIYERMLRDEKALKFFGLSGAMVPGGMGGIVSDLIGRRHIDVLVSTGANLTHDVIEAIGCHHYHGTCEVSDTELCEEGINRIYDIFLPNDAFILFEEFMQDVYSSLPEGSTVSISDLLNRIGSRLDSGILAEAAKAGVPVYCPAIQDSMIGLQYWLFSQTHRVTVSAFDDMPGLLDRCFEAERAGTILVGGGVPKNYILQSKLMTESGFDYAVQLTGDRPDLGGLSGATLDEARSWGKLTGEATAATVYGDATINLPLLVAATLERLEE, from the coding sequence ATGACCTTCAAGTATGGGGATGCGGTACAACAGGCACGGGTGCGGCCGGGGATGACGGTCGGCGAACTCGTCGATGAACTCGGGAAAGCCGGGGCTTACAACGGGGGATCCCTCTGGCAGGCGGTCAACATCTACGAGCGGATGCTCCGTGACGAGAAGGCGCTGAAGTTCTTCGGCCTCTCGGGCGCCATGGTGCCCGGCGGCATGGGCGGCATCGTTTCCGACCTCATCGGGCGCCGACATATCGACGTGCTCGTCTCGACCGGGGCGAACCTCACCCACGACGTCATCGAGGCGATCGGCTGTCACCACTACCACGGGACCTGTGAGGTCTCCGATACCGAACTCTGCGAGGAGGGGATCAACCGGATCTACGACATCTTCCTCCCGAACGATGCCTTCATCCTGTTCGAAGAGTTCATGCAGGACGTCTACTCGTCCCTCCCGGAAGGCTCGACGGTCTCGATCTCCGATCTCCTCAACCGGATCGGCAGCCGGCTTGACTCGGGGATCCTCGCGGAAGCGGCAAAGGCCGGGGTGCCGGTCTACTGCCCGGCCATCCAGGACTCGATGATCGGACTGCAGTACTGGCTTTTTTCGCAGACGCACAGGGTCACGGTCAGCGCGTTCGACGACATGCCCGGGCTGCTTGATCGGTGCTTTGAGGCCGAACGGGCCGGCACCATCCTTGTCGGCGGCGGCGTCCCGAAGAACTACATCCTGCAGAGCAAACTGATGACCGAGAGCGGGTTTGACTACGCGGTGCAGCTCACCGGCGACCGGCCGGACCTCGGCGGCCTCTCGGGCGCGACGCTCGACGAGGCCCGCTCGTGGGGCAAGCTCACCGGGGAGGCCACCGCCGCGACGGTCTACGGCGACGCGACCATCAACCTGCCGCTCCTCGTGGCCGCAACTCTGGAGAGGCTGGAAGAATGA
- the pyrF gene encoding orotidine-5'-phosphate decarboxylase, with translation MTELILSLDVLDRKRAVQIAESCAPFIDEIKVGYPLVLSAGLSIVEDLAGLGLPLIADFKVADIPNTNRLICEAVFAAGFDAVIAHGFVGADAARACVEVAHNHSGAAYIVAEMSHPGATEFFHGGVAESLAELAVACRADGIIAPATRPERIARLREIVGEKAIYSPGVGAQGGDPDTVARLVDGVIVGRSIYEAEDPAAEAERFSRIRR, from the coding sequence ATGACCGAGCTTATCCTCTCTCTGGACGTGCTCGACCGGAAACGGGCGGTGCAGATCGCAGAGTCCTGTGCACCCTTCATCGACGAAATCAAGGTCGGCTACCCTCTTGTCCTCTCGGCCGGCCTATCTATCGTCGAGGACCTTGCCGGGCTCGGCCTGCCGCTCATCGCCGACTTCAAGGTCGCGGATATCCCCAACACCAACCGCCTCATCTGCGAAGCGGTCTTTGCCGCCGGGTTCGATGCCGTGATTGCCCATGGGTTCGTGGGAGCCGATGCCGCGAGGGCCTGCGTCGAGGTGGCGCACAACCACAGCGGGGCGGCGTACATCGTCGCCGAGATGAGCCATCCCGGGGCGACCGAGTTCTTCCATGGTGGTGTGGCCGAAAGCCTCGCGGAACTCGCCGTCGCCTGCCGGGCCGACGGCATCATCGCCCCCGCCACCCGCCCGGAACGGATCGCACGGCTCCGGGAGATCGTCGGCGAAAAGGCGATCTACTCCCCCGGCGTGGGGGCACAGGGCGGCGACCCCGACACGGTGGCACGGCTGGTCGACGGGGTCATCGTGGGCAGGAGCATCTACGAGGCAGAGGACCCGGCGGCCGAAGCCGAACGCTTCTCCCGCATCCGCCGGTGA